Part of the Cyanobacteria bacterium FACHB-DQ100 genome, AGATTGGCGGGAGATTACGTGTGTGAAAGATGCTGCATAAACTTGAGCGAGACTGACGATTAAGGGAGTTACAGTGCTTAAATTTAAATACTTCCGGTTAAGTTGATAGTGCCTGCCCAAGTCATACAAACAACAAGGGTCTTTCTGCTCCAATTCCCATCTAAATACAGAAATCCCTAAATGCCCTGTTTTCGCAATTCAATCTCAACCTGGGTAAGGAATATCTCTTGTTCAAGTTGCGTATTCACTGGAAAGCGCTCCCAATCTGAACCAACTCGCAAATCGGCAAATAGCTGGTCATGATTTTGATGAAAGTGAAGAAAGGCATTCGATTTCCAGTAGAAGATTCCACGCTTTTTTTCTTTCAAGCCCTGATATTGACGAAGCTTTACCAGCAATTCTTCTAATCGGTTCAATGCCTTCGAGTCTGCGTGTTTCATCTCCTGGCTCCGATGATGTGTGCAGCTAGATTAAGGAGATTTCTTTTATCTTCAGCTATTTCACGGGAATTGCCAATCCTTGTAGAACCCCAAAGCTCTGACTCTGGCAATTCCTGCAAAATCCTCGTACTGCCTGACCCCAACGAAGTTGAAGGCAGAGTATACTTATGCTTCACGGGTAATCACGGTTACAGGAATGCTGCATACCCGGTCGAGATCGCAGCGTTAAAAGCCGATGAAACGCTAGCAGCAGAGACAGAATTGTGGCAGAGCAAGTACATGAATAATAATCTGAGGGGTACTCGCTATGGATCGACAATCTTATGAAAATCTCATTACAATAGTAAGTAGACAGGTGTAATCAGACTCTCTACCTCAACATAGTGCCTGTATGATGTTTTGTAACTGACACTGCATTGTTAACTCTGTCAACTTAACTATCGTAAGAGAGCGCTACAAAACATCATATATTTGACACACTGGATTTAGATTAGAAGTAACCGGAGTTTGATTGCTCTCATGTTGTTTCTGATTCAGCGATTTGCTCACAAGCAGTCGATTTATTGATCTGCTTGTGTTGACTGAAATGAGGAAGTCAAATGTTAAATCTATCTAAACTAGAAGAATTTATTAAGCCAGAGGCAAATTGTCTGGCAAGTTATGTTTTAGAGATGTTAACCGCGATCGAGGTTGATAAGTTCCAACCGTCGTTTGCTCATCTCCCAAACGATCCCTACTTAGAAGGTAGCTATCGATTTAGGCGGCTCTCTCACTTCAAAATAGTTGGCGATCGATTAATCAAGTTACCTCACCGTCGCTTTTTCCAGAGCAGGCAATGCAACCCATTGTTAGGAGATGTGATTCGAGAGTATCCTGAGCTAGATGATGAGTTAATTCAACTAGAAGATTTTCAACGATTGATTTGGGAGTTTTTCCAGTTCTGCCAACTGTGCTCTACTTCCCAAGAGATTGGAGTTCATCAGATTCGCACGACTGCATCTCCTCAACAATCTGGTAATCCGGCTCCAGAGGGAATCCATCGGGATGGTGTCGATATTGTTGGAATTTTCTCGGTCGATCGCAACAAGATTGGGGGTGGTGAAACTCATCTTTATAAATCAAAAGACGGCAAGCCTCCAGCATTTAGCAAAGTCTTAAATCCGGGAGAACTTCTCGTATTCAGGGATGCTCAATACTTTCACTACACATCGCCTGTCAATGTGATTGCAGGTGAGCAAGGAACCAGAGATGTATTTGTTTTAACCTGTCCAGGACTATTTCCGCCAGATGAGAATTGAGTTTGGAGCGTCCTATGACTGTTTTTGATCTAGATTGGATTCGCGCTCAATTTCCCGCCCTACATCAAGAAATAAATGGGTATCCAGTCGCGTTTTTAGATGGACCTGGTGGGACTCAAGTTCCGCAGGGGGTGATTGATGCGATCGCGAACTACTTGACGACATCAAATTCTAATTTGCACGGAGCTTTTGCGACCAGCGCGCGAACCGATGCGTTAGTAGAACAAGCCCGATTAGCAGTTGCGGATTTTCTAGGCTGCGATAGTGATGAGGTTGTGTTTGGAGCAAACATGACGACGCTCACGTTTGCAATGAGTCGATCAATCGGTCGAGAATTGCAACCCGGTGATGAGATTGTTGTTACTAACCTTGATCACGATGCCAACGTCGCGCCTTGGTTAGCGCTTCGAGAACGGGGTGTAATTGTTCGTACAGTTGATATTTATGAGAACAACTGTACTCTAGACATGCTTGATTTAGAACATCAGATCACGGAACGCACAAAGTTAGTCGCGATCAGTTATGCCTCGAATGCAGTTGGCACGATCAATGATGTTAAACGAGCGGTTCAGTTAGCTCATGCTGTGGGAGCATGGGTGTTTGTCGATGCAGTTCACTATGCGCCCCATCGGCTAATTGATGTACGATCGCTAGAGTGTGATTTCCTCGTTTGCTCTGCCTACAAGTTTTTTGGGCCGCATGTTGGCATTCTCTATGGCAAACGAGAGCATTTAGCTCGGCTACAGCCTTACAAGCCTCGTCCTGCTTCTGAAGAAGTTCCATTTCGGTGGGAAACAGGAACACAGAATTTTGAGGGGCTTGCGGGAGTTGTGGCAACGATCGAGTATTTAGCTGAGTTAGGGAGGCACGTTTCACCGATCGTTACAAATCGGCGGAGTGCTCTTGTTGCGGCAATGCTAACAATTCAGAACTATGAGCGATCGCTGTCTGAATATTTGATCCCTCATTTGCTAAAAATTCCTGGGGTGGCTCTCTACGGCATCACAGAGCGATCGCAATTGACCTGGCGCACGCCAACGTTCGGAATTCGCATTGCTGGCTATTCTCCTTTTGAAATTGCAAGGATATTAGGCGATCGCGGTATTTTCATCTGGAATGGGAACTTCTATGCTCTGAATCTCACTCAACGGCTCGGAATTGAGGAAAGTGGAGGATTGTTGCGAATTGGCTGCACTCACTACAACACGATCGCGGAAGTTCAGCGGTTATTGCACACGTTGCATGAGGTTGCGGAACGCTTAGTGACAATCTGACTCTCTGATCGGGCTAGTTGTGCAGAAATCTGTTAAGCAGACACCGAAGCAAGGGAAGTGCTTGAATTCTCAGCGATCGGTGACTCAGCTTTGGAAGCTCGATAAGTGATCTGTTTATACTCAGGTGAGAGATTTTCAGGTTCATAGAGTGAGCTTGAATTGCTTAAATAGTCAGTCTCCGATACTGAGGTCATGAGCTTCCAATACTCAAGTCATGAGCCTAAATTACTCAGGTTATAAGCGAGGAAAATGAGCTGACTACAATCTCATTACGGCTGATCGCATTCGGTCGATCGCGATTTGAAGATTCTCTAGTGAATTGGCATAAGAAATTCTGAGATAGCCATCGCCAAATTTGCCAAACGCTGTTCCCGCGAGTAGTGAAACGCCCGCTTCATTGAGAAAGTAATCCGCTAGTGCGTTACACGACAAAGGTAAATTTTTCACATTTGGGAACACATAAAATGCACCCGCAGGCTTTAGGCAATGAATCCCTTCGATCTCGTTTAAACCATCGACGACAGTATCTCGTCGGCGCTGAAACTGAGCGACCATTTGATCTACAAATTCTTGTGAGCCTCGAAGAGCTTCGATGCCAGCAATCTGAGTAAAGGCGCAAGTGCAAGAGTTGCAATTAATCATGAGACGAACGATTCCCTCAACAAGGTGTTTAGGAACAACACCATAGCCGAGCCGCCAGCCGGTCATTGCATAGGTTTTAGAATGACCATCAAGCAGGATAGTGCGAGATTTCATACCCGGAAATTGAATCAGGCTAATGTGCTTACCTTCATAGAGAATCCGAGAATAGATTTCATCGGAGAGAACATAGAAATTATGTCGATCGACAAGTTCTGCGATCGCGACTAAATCTTCAACTTGCAGCAATCCCCCTGTGGGATTTTGAGGAGAATTGAGAATGAGTAAGCGAGTTCGATCGGATATTGCATTGACCAAATCATCTAAATGAAAGCGAAACCCGACTTCTTCGCGTAGCGGTAAAGGAATTCCTCTAGCACCCACAAAATTGATCACCGATTGGTAAATCGGAAAGCCTGGATCTGGGTAAATTACTTCATCTCCTTCATTCACTAACGCCATTAGCGTGAAGAAGATAATCGGCTTAGCTCCAGGTGTAACGACAACTTCGTCTGGGTGAATCTCAATATTTCTGGTTGTCGAAATATGTTCAGCGATCGCTTCTCGCAATGCTAACAAACCAGCTGCCGGAGTATAGCCTGTATAGCCATCTTTCATTGCCCGAAATGCTGCTTCACAAATTGGGAATGGAGTCGGAAAGTCTGGTTGCCCAATTTCTAGATGGATAATTGATCGTCCTTGAGCTTCTAGCTGTTGTGCTTTGGCAAAGACATCAAAGGCGGATTCTGTTCCTAATCGACTCATTCGTTCTGCAAGTTCCATGCGTTACACCCTCATGAGGTAAATTGTGTTGAACTGATCGCGCAGAACTCGCCGCATTACTTTGTTTGATGAAGTGCGAGGCAAAGCCTCTACAATCACCAAGCCCCAAATTTTGAACAACGGATTGAGGCGTTGAGCGATCGCTGTTTGTAACAATGCTTTGAGTTCTGCATGTGTTTTCTGAATGTTAGGCTCAACAACTGCATAAACAATAAGCTGGCTCGGTCCGCCTTCAGAAATCACTACACCTTGAGCATTGCGCGGAGTGCTAATTGCTGCCGTTTCACGAATGCCTGCAACCGTGTTTAGCACTTGTTCAATTTCTGCAGAACTTATTTTAATTCCACCCAAATTCATTGTGTCGTCCACACGGCCGCCCATCTGATAGTAACCATTCGGCAATCGCTTCAGATAATCACCATGACGACGCAAGGACAATTTATCAAGACCATCAGCAAAATAGATCTGATGATGGTCTTTATTTAACAATTTTGTAGAAAGTCCGATCGCAGGGGGAATGATAAAAGCTTCCCCTTCATTTGCAGAACAACCATCAGCATCCAGAATTGTAAAATCCAAGCCTAGTGCAGGCGTTGTGAAAGTTGCTGGAATACAAGGCTGAACAAGAGTGCCCGTGATGTAAGCTCCGCCAATTTCAGTACCACCGCAGTATTCAATGATTGGCTTGTTGTCTGCGAGAGACATCAAGTACCGCATATCTTGAGAATTAGAGCATTCGCCTGTCGAACTAAACGCTTTAATTGCGCTCCAATTCAGTCCCCGCATACAATCGGTCGTTTTCCAAACTCGGACTAAACTCGGCACAACACCCAGGATAGTGACCTGAGCAGCTTGGATAAATTGACCATATTCTCGCGTCGTCGGTGCGTCGTCATAAAGCGCGATCGTCGCGCGGTTAATCAAGCTTGCATAGATCAGCCAGGGCCCCATCATCCATCCTAAATTGGTTGACCAAGCAACAACATCACTGGAATGAATATCTTGGTGCAGATGCCCATCCACTGCACATTTGATCGGTGTTGTTTGTGTCCAGGGAATTGCTTTAGGATCTCCGGTTGTGCCAGAAGAAAACAGGATATTGATGTGTGCTGTGGGAGATGTTGGAGTTGCATCAAAGACTTCATTCGTACTGAGAAAATCACTCCAAGTTAAGTCATGCGATCGCAATTCAACTGTTGAAGCTGGATGTTGAGAAAGTACGATCGCTCTTGGAGCCTTAGCTTCAACAACTTTGTGATATAGCGGTAGCTGCTTTCCACCCCGATAAATAAAGTCCTGAGTAAAAATTGCTTTGGCGTTCGCAATACGTAACCGAGTTGCAATTTCGATCGCTGCAAAACTATCCGCAATCGACACGACGACACAACCCGCTTTGATAATTCCTAAGTAAATTGCTACGGATTCAGCAGTCATCGGCATCGCGATCGCAATTGCATCACCAGGCTGAAATCCTAAATCTAGTAAGCTATTCGCAACGCGATTCGTAAGGGACTGTAATTCCTTGTAAGTCCAAGTTTGGAGCGAACCGCCTTCTGCTTGAAAAACGATCGCGGTTTTGTCTTCACTAGCTTGAAAACAGCTTTCAACAATATTCAATCGAGCATTCACAAGCCATTGCGGAAATTCTACACCCTGTGATAAGTCAACAATCTGCGTATACGGCTCCCGAAAGCAAACTCCAAGCCGTTGAATCATCACCTCCCAGAAAGCCGCTCGATCGCGAATTGACCAAGAATGCAACTCTGAATAAGTGCGAATGTTCAAGTCCCGCATCAGCACTGCAATGTTTGTTGCCTGAATTTGTTCGATTGATGGAACCCAAGCGGGAGCTAACTCTTGGTGCATTGTTGCTTCCTCAATCATTGCGATCGTGCTCCAACCCATTCCAAAAAACTGCGATCGCATCTAGAATTTGTTGCCCTCCCTGAATGAATTTAGCGCGATCGAACTCTGGCTTGAAGTACACGGCTTCGAGTTCTTCTAAAGTATGTTCTGCATGTTGAGCCTCCACGCGATTATGCCAAGTGAAGAAAGCTAAATGCAGTTGTGGATGCCGAGTTCGTTTGATGCGCGTCAATCCATCTTCTAGCTCTTGCCAGAATCCTGCTGCTGCCCAATTTTCAACTGCAAAGCTAGCACCCTCCGCCACATTCGGATCATCACTTCCATAGAGACGCTGCAATTCATCACAAAAGTGTAGCGTGGTCGAGCTACCGTGCTTCCGTTGACCAATCTCCTCATAGTGCAAGCCAATTCCTTCTGCAACAGTCGCTAACCACTCAAAATGAGCTGCCCGAAAGCGACAGATTCCGCCATCAACAGTTCCTTCTGTGCTAACCACTTCAGGATCACCTTCTCGATCTTTTTCCTCCTCTGTTTTGAACGTTTGTGCGTTGTCTGTTGCTTGCAACTTACGATAAATAACGCCTAGCTCATTCAGTAAAACCTCGCGGCTTGCTCGCGATTGCTGAAGCGTTGGAGAGTTAATGACTTTCAATAATGCTGCTATCAGAAATTGATTCGAGAAAACAGAAAACTGACGAATAAAATGTTGTAATTGCTCATCTGTGGCGTTGCCTGCTTGGAACCAGCGAGTATAAGCGTTATCAGTAATGATAGGATGCCGCAAAAAATCACGCTCAACTTGGTGAAGAAAGTCCTGGAAGTCATCAACTTGTTGCTGCGTTAGTTTCCCCTGATGCAGGCGCTCCTGAATTCGATCAGAGATAGATAAGCGTGTAGAGATAGTGAGAACCGGAGCCATAGAGAGTTTCCTCCTTGTGAAACGAATCTGGGACTGCCCTCAAGCAACCCAACTGTAGAGATATTGCATGTCCTCTAGGTCAACTGCTTGTCGAGTCAGTTT contains:
- a CDS encoding 2OG-Fe dioxygenase family protein, whose translation is MLNLSKLEEFIKPEANCLASYVLEMLTAIEVDKFQPSFAHLPNDPYLEGSYRFRRLSHFKIVGDRLIKLPHRRFFQSRQCNPLLGDVIREYPELDDELIQLEDFQRLIWEFFQFCQLCSTSQEIGVHQIRTTASPQQSGNPAPEGIHRDGVDIVGIFSVDRNKIGGGETHLYKSKDGKPPAFSKVLNPGELLVFRDAQYFHYTSPVNVIAGEQGTRDVFVLTCPGLFPPDEN
- a CDS encoding cysteine desulfurase-like protein; the encoded protein is MTVFDLDWIRAQFPALHQEINGYPVAFLDGPGGTQVPQGVIDAIANYLTTSNSNLHGAFATSARTDALVEQARLAVADFLGCDSDEVVFGANMTTLTFAMSRSIGRELQPGDEIVVTNLDHDANVAPWLALRERGVIVRTVDIYENNCTLDMLDLEHQITERTKLVAISYASNAVGTINDVKRAVQLAHAVGAWVFVDAVHYAPHRLIDVRSLECDFLVCSAYKFFGPHVGILYGKREHLARLQPYKPRPASEEVPFRWETGTQNFEGLAGVVATIEYLAELGRHVSPIVTNRRSALVAAMLTIQNYERSLSEYLIPHLLKIPGVALYGITERSQLTWRTPTFGIRIAGYSPFEIARILGDRGIFIWNGNFYALNLTQRLGIEESGGLLRIGCTHYNTIAEVQRLLHTLHEVAERLVTI
- a CDS encoding pyridoxal phosphate-dependent aminotransferase, translating into MELAERMSRLGTESAFDVFAKAQQLEAQGRSIIHLEIGQPDFPTPFPICEAAFRAMKDGYTGYTPAAGLLALREAIAEHISTTRNIEIHPDEVVVTPGAKPIIFFTLMALVNEGDEVIYPDPGFPIYQSVINFVGARGIPLPLREEVGFRFHLDDLVNAISDRTRLLILNSPQNPTGGLLQVEDLVAIAELVDRHNFYVLSDEIYSRILYEGKHISLIQFPGMKSRTILLDGHSKTYAMTGWRLGYGVVPKHLVEGIVRLMINCNSCTCAFTQIAGIEALRGSQEFVDQMVAQFQRRRDTVVDGLNEIEGIHCLKPAGAFYVFPNVKNLPLSCNALADYFLNEAGVSLLAGTAFGKFGDGYLRISYANSLENLQIAIDRMRSAVMRL
- a CDS encoding AMP-binding protein → MRSQFFGMGWSTIAMIEEATMHQELAPAWVPSIEQIQATNIAVLMRDLNIRTYSELHSWSIRDRAAFWEVMIQRLGVCFREPYTQIVDLSQGVEFPQWLVNARLNIVESCFQASEDKTAIVFQAEGGSLQTWTYKELQSLTNRVANSLLDLGFQPGDAIAIAMPMTAESVAIYLGIIKAGCVVVSIADSFAAIEIATRLRIANAKAIFTQDFIYRGGKQLPLYHKVVEAKAPRAIVLSQHPASTVELRSHDLTWSDFLSTNEVFDATPTSPTAHINILFSSGTTGDPKAIPWTQTTPIKCAVDGHLHQDIHSSDVVAWSTNLGWMMGPWLIYASLINRATIALYDDAPTTREYGQFIQAAQVTILGVVPSLVRVWKTTDCMRGLNWSAIKAFSSTGECSNSQDMRYLMSLADNKPIIEYCGGTEIGGAYITGTLVQPCIPATFTTPALGLDFTILDADGCSANEGEAFIIPPAIGLSTKLLNKDHHQIYFADGLDKLSLRRHGDYLKRLPNGYYQMGGRVDDTMNLGGIKISSAEIEQVLNTVAGIRETAAISTPRNAQGVVISEGGPSQLIVYAVVEPNIQKTHAELKALLQTAIAQRLNPLFKIWGLVIVEALPRTSSNKVMRRVLRDQFNTIYLMRV